A segment of the Streptomyces sp. L2 genome:
CCAGGCGGTCCGCGAGGGCGCGGTGGGTGTAGCCGCCGAGCTTGTCCACACCGGTGATGCGGATGGTGCGGTCGGTGTCCATCGCGATGATCGCGCCCATCTTCTGCAGCACGCAGATGAGGTCCTCGATCTCCGGCTCCACGGCCGCGTTGGACAACTCGGTGACGCCCTCGGCGAGTACGGCCGTCAGCAGCACCTGCTCGGTCGCGCCGACCGACGGGTACGGCAGCCGGATCTTCGTACCGCGCAGCCGCTGGGGCGCCTCCAGGTACTGGCCGTCGGCGCGCTTCTCGATGGTCGCGCCGAACTGGCGCAGCACGTCGAAGTGGAAGTCGATGGGCCGGCCGCCGATGTCGCAGCCGCCCAGGCCCGGGATGAACGCGTGGCCGAGCCGGTGCAGCAGCGGGCCGCAGAACAGGATCGGGATCCGGCTCGATCCGGCGTGGGCATCGATGTCAGCGACGTTCGCGCTCTCCACGTGCGTCGGGTCCAGCACCAGTTCGCCGGGCTCCTCGCCCGGACGGACCGTCACCCCGTGCAACTGCAGCAGGCCGCGCACGACACGCACGTCACGGATGTCCGGAACATTGCGCAGCCGGCTCGGCTCGCTGCCCAGCAGGGCGGCGACCATGGCCTTCGGCACGAGGTTCTTCGCACCGCGGACACGGATCTCGCCCTCCAGCGGGGTTCCGCCGTGGACAAGCAGGACATCGTCGTTGACGGTCATGAATCTCGCGTTCCGATGAAGTGGGACAGGGGCCGGCCGATCACTTGGACAGGGGCCGAGAGAGACAGGGTAATCGCGGATCACCCCCCTCCCGTAAGCCCGCGGACGGCCCAGTCGCGTCATAGCTGTGTCACAACACGAACCGTTGGGCGCCGGGCACATGCGGTCACCGCCGCCCGGAATGCCGGGCACCTCTCTGAGCTGCGTTCACCGGCGTCGGCGGATTGGTGCCCCACGCCGGGGCAAGATGCGGGATCATGTCTGGCATGACCGAGGTGTCCTCGCTCACAGGGCGACTGCTCGTGGCCACGCCCGCCCTGGCGGACCCGAACTTCGACCGTGCCGTCGTGCTCCTTCTCGACCACGACGAGGAGGGCTCCCTCGGCGTCGTCCTCAACCGGCCCACCCCGGTGGACGTCGGCGACATCCTGGAGGGCTGGGCCGACCTCGCCGACGCGCCGGGGGTGGTGTTCCAGGGCGGGCCCGTCTCGCTCGACTCCGCGCTGGGCGTCGCCGTCATCCCGGGCGGCGCGAGCGGTGACCGGGTGCCGCTCGGCTGGCGCCGGGTGCACGGCGCGATCGGCCTCGTCGACCTGGAGGCCCCGCCGGAACTCCTCGCCTCGGCCCTCGGCTCCCTGCGGATCTTCGCCGGGTACGCCGGCTGGGGACCCGGCCAGCTGGAGGACGAGCTGGCGGAGGGCGCCTGGTACGTCGTGGAGTCCGAGCCCGGCGACGTCTCCTCACCGGAGCCGGAGCGGCTGTGGCGCGAGGTGCTGCGCCGCCAGCGCGGGGAGCTGGCGATGGTGGCCACGTACCCGGACGACCCTTCGCTCAACTGAAGGGTGTGAGCTTCAGTACCCTGGGGCTTATGAGCACTCTTGAGCCCGAGCGCGGGACTGGTACCGGGACCCTCGTCGAGCCGACGCCGCAGGTGTCCCACGGCGACGGTGACCACGAGCGCTTCGCCCACTACGTCCAGAAGGACAAGATCATGGCGAGCGCCCTCGACGGCACGCCCGTCGTGGCGCTGTGCGGCAAGGTGTGGGTGCCCGGCCGCGACCCGAAGAAGTATCCCGTCTGCCCCATGTGCAAGGAGATCTACGAGTCCATGGGCAGCGGAGGCGACGAGGGCAAGGGCGGCGACAAGTAGCGCTGCCGCCGGTACGGGCTCACCAGGTCCCCGGAGCGCCCCGGCGGGCGCCCCGGGGACCTGTGCCGCTTTCCGGCCGGTAAGTGGTCCAGACCTCTTGTCGGGCGGCGGGGGTCCTGCTTAGCCTCCTGGGGTGGATCTGATTCCCGCGCCCCAGCGCGCCGCCCGGAACGCCGACGGTCATCTGAGCCTGGACAGCGGGACGGGGCTGGAGGCGGGGCCCGGCACGGAGGGGGTCGCCCACTGGCTGCGGGCCACGCTCGGAGCGGCGACCGGCCTGCCCTTTTCCGAGGCGCGCGACCACGACCGCCGCATCGTGCTCGGCATCGAACCCGGCCTGCCCGCCGAGGGCTACCGGCTCGCCGTCACCCCCACCGGCGCCGAACTGGCCGGCGGCGGCCCCGCGGGACTGTTCTGGGCGGCCCAGACGCTACGGCAACTGCTCGGACCGGACGCCTTCCGGCGCGCCCCGCTGCCCGGCCGGCACTGGCGGCTGCCCCTCGCCCGGATCGAGGACGCGCCCCGCTTCCGCTGGCGCGGCCTCCTCCTCGACGTGGCCCGGCACTTCATGCCCAAGGACGGCGTCCTGCGCTACCTGGACCTGATGGCCGCGCACAAACTGAACGTCCTCCACCTCCACCTGACGGACGACCAGGGCTGGCGCGTCGAGATCCAGCGGTACCCGCGGCTCACCGAGGTCGGGTCCTGGCGGGCGCGGACGAAATTCGGCCACCGCGCCTCACCGCTGTGGGAGGAGAAACCGCACGGCGGCTTCTACACCCAGGACGACATCCGGGAGATCGTCGCCTACGCCGCCGAGCGGCATATCACCGTCGTCCCGGAGATCGACGTACCCGGGCATTCGCAGGCCGCCATCGCCGCGTACCCGGAGCTCGGCAACACCGACGTCATCGACACCACCACCCTCTCCGTCTGGGACACCTGGGGCGTCAATCCCAACGTACTCGCCCCCACCGACACCACCCTCCGCTTCTACGAGGGCGTCCTGGAGGAGGTACTCGCCCTCTTCCCCTCGCGGTTCGTCCACATCGGCGGCGACGAGTGCCCCAAGGACCAGTGGCGGCGGTCCCCGCGCGCCCAGGCCCGGATCGCCGAACTGGGCCTCGCCGACGAGGACGAGCTGCAGTCCTGGTTCGTCCGGCACTTCGACACGTGGCTCTCCGCGCGCGGGCGCAGGCTCATCGGCTGGGACGAGATCCTGGAAGGCGGCCTCGCCGACGGCGCCGCCGTCTCCTCCTGGCGCGGCTACGGCGGCGGGGTCGCGGCCGCGCGCGCGGGGCACGACGTGGTCATGTGCCCGGAGCAGCAGGTGTACCTGGACCACCGTCAGGACCCGGGCGCGGACGAGCCCGTGCCGATCGGCTTCGTCCGCACCCTGGAGGACGTGTACCGGTTCGAACCCGTTCCACCCCAACTCACCGATGACGAGGCCCGGCACGTGCTGGGCACCCAGGCCAACGTCTGGACCGAGGTGCTGGAAGACCAAGCACGCGTGGACTACCAGACCTTCCCCCGCCTCGCCGCCTTCGCCGAGGTCGCCTGGAGCCGTCTCCCGGCCCCGGCGGAACGGGACTTCGCCGGCTTCGAACGCCGTATGGCCGCCCACTACCGCCGGCTCGACGCCCTCGGCGTCGCCTACCGGCCACCCGCCGGCCCCCGCCCGTGGCAGCGGCGCCCCGGCGTGCTCGGCCGCCCGGTCGACGGACCGCCCCCGAACAAGTAAGGGAACAAGGAAGGGAAAACAGCATCAAGGGTCACCGAAGAGTGTCAATCGCCCCACGCTGGTGATGCTGTACGAAATCGGACCATCCCCCTGGTGAAGTGGGCGAATGCCTCCTAGCGGACCCCCGGGTCCGGGTCTTGCGAAGATGTGCCAGAGTTGCCACGTCCGCCCTGTGAGCACGTACCGTACGGCCACACAGGTGGGACCAGGTGGGGCAGCGGGAAGGGGCAGCCGGTTTTGACCACGCACGCACCGCGGACGGCGCAGGCCGTCACGTTGCCCACGACGCTGGACGAGGCCGTGGCGGCCCTCACGGCCATGCCCACCGCCGTCCCCGTCGCGGGCGGCACCGACCTGATGGCCGCCGTCAACTCCGGTCAGCTCAGGCCCGCCGCCCTGGTCGGCCTCGGACGGATCAGCGAGATCCGCGGCTGGCAGTACCAGGACGGCCACGCCCTGCTCGGCGCCGGCCTCACCCACGCGCGCATGGGCCGCCCCGACTTCGCGGCCCTCATCCCCGCGCTCGCCGCCGCCGCGCGCGCCGCGGGCCCGCCGCACATCCGCAACGCCGGCACCCTCGGCGGCAACATCGCCTCCGCCGCCCCCACCGGGGACGCGCTGCCGGTGCTGGCCGCCCTGGAGGCGACCCTGATCATCGCGGGGCCGGGCGGCGCCCGCCGGGAGATCCCGGTGTCGCACCTGCTGGCCGGGGTGGAGATGCTGCGCGGCGGAGAACTCATCGGCTACGTGCGCGTGCCGCTGCTGCACGCCCCGCAGGTCTTCCTGAAGGCGACCGGCCGGACCGGACCGGGCCGGGCGGTCGGCTCGGTGGCCGTCGTCCTGGACCCCGCCCGGCGCGGGGTGCGCTGCGCGGTCGGCGCCATAGCGCCGATGCCGCTGCGGCCCCTGGAGGCCGAGCAGTGGGTCGCCCGGCTCATCGACTGGGACAACGACCGCGCGCTCGTCCCGGAGGCCCTGCACGCCTTCGGCGAGTACGTCGCCGCGGCCTGCATCCCCGACCCGGCCCCGGAACCCGACGGCTCGGTGACCCCGCTGCCACCCGCCGTACTGCACCTGCGGCGCACCGTCGCCGCGCTGGCCCGACGAGCACTGGGGAGGGCGCTGTCGTGACCGACGACCCGTACGCAGAGGGCGCCGCCCCGCAGGGCGCCGGCCGCTGGGACCCGCTGCCCCAGGGCGACTACGACGACGGCGCCACCGCCTTCGTCAAGCTCCCCGAGGGCGGCATCGACGCGCTGCTGTCCGGCGACAGCCCGCTGGCCGCGCCAGGGCACGGCTACGTGCCGCCGCGGATAACGGCGGACTCCGGCGAGTCCGCCGCGGGCACCGCCGGCCCGGAGCAGGCGTGGCCCGCGCCCGGCGGACAGTGGCCCGACCCGAACGCCGTACCCCACGAGCAGGGCGCGGGCGCGGACGACCGGTTCACGTACCAGCCCGCCGCGACGCAGCAGTGGACCTACGAGGAGCCCGCCGCGCCGCCGGCCCCCGGTCACGACGTCACCGGGCAGTGGTCCATCCCGGTCGCCGGGGGCGACCTCCCGGACGAATCGGGCGAGTTCACCACGTCCTCGCTGGTCGAGCAGTGGGGCGGCGGCACCCCGCCGGCCACCCTCCCCGGCGGCGCCCCCGCCCCCTGGGCCACGGAAGGCGCGGGCCGTCCGTGGGGCCGACCGCAGCAGGACCAGCAGGCCGGCGAAGGCCAGCCAGTCGACACGGCCACGCCCCACACCGGCCCGACTCCGGCCCACGGCCGGGCGCACCCGGGGGAGACGGGCGGTACCGGTGCCCTTC
Coding sequences within it:
- a CDS encoding DUF3039 domain-containing protein; this translates as MSTLEPERGTGTGTLVEPTPQVSHGDGDHERFAHYVQKDKIMASALDGTPVVALCGKVWVPGRDPKKYPVCPMCKEIYESMGSGGDEGKGGDK
- a CDS encoding YqgE/AlgH family protein — translated: MTEVSSLTGRLLVATPALADPNFDRAVVLLLDHDEEGSLGVVLNRPTPVDVGDILEGWADLADAPGVVFQGGPVSLDSALGVAVIPGGASGDRVPLGWRRVHGAIGLVDLEAPPELLASALGSLRIFAGYAGWGPGQLEDELAEGAWYVVESEPGDVSSPEPERLWREVLRRQRGELAMVATYPDDPSLN
- the murA gene encoding UDP-N-acetylglucosamine 1-carboxyvinyltransferase, translated to MTVNDDVLLVHGGTPLEGEIRVRGAKNLVPKAMVAALLGSEPSRLRNVPDIRDVRVVRGLLQLHGVTVRPGEEPGELVLDPTHVESANVADIDAHAGSSRIPILFCGPLLHRLGHAFIPGLGGCDIGGRPIDFHFDVLRQFGATIEKRADGQYLEAPQRLRGTKIRLPYPSVGATEQVLLTAVLAEGVTELSNAAVEPEIEDLICVLQKMGAIIAMDTDRTIRITGVDKLGGYTHRALADRLEAASWASAALATEGNIYVHGAQQRSMMTFLNTFRKVGGAFEIDDEGIRFWHPGGQLKSIALETDVHPGFQTDWQQPLVVALTQATGLSIIHETVYESRLGFTSALNQMGAHIQLYRECLGGSDCRFGQRNFLHSAVVSGPTRLQGADLVIPDLRGGFSYLIAALAAQGTSRVHGIDLINRGYENFMEKLVELGAKVELPGKALG
- a CDS encoding FAD binding domain-containing protein codes for the protein MTTHAPRTAQAVTLPTTLDEAVAALTAMPTAVPVAGGTDLMAAVNSGQLRPAALVGLGRISEIRGWQYQDGHALLGAGLTHARMGRPDFAALIPALAAAARAAGPPHIRNAGTLGGNIASAAPTGDALPVLAALEATLIIAGPGGARREIPVSHLLAGVEMLRGGELIGYVRVPLLHAPQVFLKATGRTGPGRAVGSVAVVLDPARRGVRCAVGAIAPMPLRPLEAEQWVARLIDWDNDRALVPEALHAFGEYVAAACIPDPAPEPDGSVTPLPPAVLHLRRTVAALARRALGRALS
- a CDS encoding beta-N-acetylhexosaminidase: MPAPQRAARNADGHLSLDSGTGLEAGPGTEGVAHWLRATLGAATGLPFSEARDHDRRIVLGIEPGLPAEGYRLAVTPTGAELAGGGPAGLFWAAQTLRQLLGPDAFRRAPLPGRHWRLPLARIEDAPRFRWRGLLLDVARHFMPKDGVLRYLDLMAAHKLNVLHLHLTDDQGWRVEIQRYPRLTEVGSWRARTKFGHRASPLWEEKPHGGFYTQDDIREIVAYAAERHITVVPEIDVPGHSQAAIAAYPELGNTDVIDTTTLSVWDTWGVNPNVLAPTDTTLRFYEGVLEEVLALFPSRFVHIGGDECPKDQWRRSPRAQARIAELGLADEDELQSWFVRHFDTWLSARGRRLIGWDEILEGGLADGAAVSSWRGYGGGVAAARAGHDVVMCPEQQVYLDHRQDPGADEPVPIGFVRTLEDVYRFEPVPPQLTDDEARHVLGTQANVWTEVLEDQARVDYQTFPRLAAFAEVAWSRLPAPAERDFAGFERRMAAHYRRLDALGVAYRPPAGPRPWQRRPGVLGRPVDGPPPNK